The Xenopus laevis strain J_2021 chromosome 7S, Xenopus_laevis_v10.1, whole genome shotgun sequence genome includes a window with the following:
- the LOC121396038 gene encoding cilia- and flagella-associated protein 251-like, with the protein MFSRTYGKKQAHSPADEEEEDGAHAAAEEEALDTEDKEEEAEGAPAEDPAVEEKMEEQAPAEEEEAPGAAEEEALASQEKEEGAEDKEEEDAPTNEETAPPAEEQQVPEEEEKEEGAEVGGSAEEHHAPGVEEKTMEEQSAAVEEKEEGADGEEEIIKYPLVVERPTLRKQFRKAIMKRLRRVWHSTQRLAACCCCCRRPNTMA; encoded by the exons ATGTTTTCTCGTACCTACGG TAAAAAACAAGCACACAGTCCTGcagatgaagaagaggaggatggaGCCCatgcagcagcagaagaggaagctcTTGATACAGAGGACAAGGAAGAGGAAGCGGAAGGAGCTCCCGCTGAAgaccctgcagtggaggagaagatgGAGGAGCAAGCTCCTGCAGAGGAAGAAGAAGCTCctggagcagcagaagaggaagctcTTGCCTCTCAGGAGAAAGAAGAAGGAGCTGAAGATAAAGAAGAAGAGGATGCTCCAACAAATGAAGAAACAGCTCCTCCCGCTGAAGAACAGCAAGttcctgaagaggaggagaaagaagagggagcagaagtaggaggttctgcagaagaacatcatGCCCCTGGAGTGGAGGAGAAGACGATGGAGGAGCAATCTgctgcagtggaggagaaagaggagggaGCTGATGGTGAAGAAGAGATCATCAAATATCCTCTGGTGGTGGAGAGGCCGACCCTCCGAAAACAGttcaggaaggccatcatgaagaggctccggagagtttgg cattccacccaaagactcgccgcctgctgctgctgctgccgccgaccCAACACCATGGCCTGA